In Vanessa cardui chromosome 28, ilVanCard2.1, whole genome shotgun sequence, one genomic interval encodes:
- the LOC124541366 gene encoding uncharacterized protein LOC124541366, which translates to MPYSMIINGHEDGRRNTPLREAVSFQDRLAVTLRYLATGDSFTSLQYLFRISKQAISSIIPEVCQALIGGLKEQIKMPTNRRQDDEWLECSKEFEKLWHFPHVIGAIDGKHILIQCPFNSGAEYYNYKSQFSIVLLELVDAQYNFMYVHIAASKRKGHKSKC; encoded by the exons ATGCCTTACTCGATGATAATAAACGGCCACGAAGATG GACGAAGAAACACTCCATTACGAGAAGCTGTATCGTTTCAAGACAGGTTAGCTGTGACGCTGAGATACTTAGCTACTGGTGATTCTTTTACAAGTTTGCAATACTTGTTTCGTATTTCTAAACAAGCCATAAGCTCAATTATACCAGAAGTGTGTCAGGCGTTAATAGGAGGATTGAAAGAACAAATCAAG ATGCCGACAAATCGACGACAAGATGACGAATGGCTTGAATGCAGCAAAGAGTTTGAGAAACTATGGCACTTTCCACATGTAATTGGGGCTATCGATGGCAAACATATTCTTATTCAGTGTCCATTCAATTCTGGAGCAGAATACTACAATTATAAATCTCAGTTCAGCATCGTATTGTTGGAATTAGTAGACGCACAATACAACTTTATGTACGTACATATCGCTGCTTCAAAACGAAAGGGCCACAAATCAAAATGTTAG